AGGATACAAGAAACTTATGAGTACTCAAGAAAATATGACAGCTAATCGCTTTCCCCCCTCCTTGCTATGGTTAACCCTTGGTGCCTTCGCCATCGGCATGACCGAATTCGTCATTATGGGACTTCTGCCCAATGTAGCCCATGATCTTCATGTTACGATTCCGCAAGCCGGGCAATTAATCACCAGTTACGCGCTTGGTGTAGCCATTGGCGCACCTGTGCTTACTGTATTAACCCATAAGGTTCCACAAAAGAAGCTACTGTGTCTGCTGATGTCCATATTCATTCTAGGGAATCTTTTTTCCGTCATTGCTCCTAACTACGAGCTTCTGATTGCAGCCCGTATGGCTACTGCGTTATCGCACGGAACCTTCCTGGGTGCCGGTTCCCTGATCGCTGCCCGGCTGGTCCGTCCTGATAAGCGGGCAGGGGCCATCTCTATGGTGCTAACCGGATTGACGGTAGCGAACATTATTGGCGTGCCCTTCGGCACCTTTATCGGACAGCAGCTCGGCTGGCGCGCTTCCTTTGGAGCCATTGTTGTGATCGGCTTGATTTCTCTCTTCGGAATTATTCGTTACATTCCGGTGATTCAGCAGGACAAGCCTTCCAGTCTCAAACAAGAAGTCAAAAGCTTATTTAATCCAAAAGTGCTGCTGATGCTGCTGACAGGTGCAGTTGGCTGTGGTAGCTTGTTCACTGTCTTTACGTACATTACGCCCATGCTTACGGATATTAGTGGCTTTGCCGAACACAGCATTACCTGGATTCTCGTCCTGTTCGGCCTAGGCGTCACGATTGGCAACATTGTTGGCGGCAAGCTCGCAGATTGGAAGCTGCTTCCGTCCTTGGTTGCAAACTATGCTGTACTGGCCATTATTCTGGCCATTCTGACGTTTACGCTTCAAAACAAGGTACTGGCCGTGATCACTGTCTTTATCTGGGGGATTGCCGCATTCGGCATCATGCCGGGGATTCAGGTTCGTATCATGAATCTGGCCTATGAGGCTCCTTTGCTAGCCTCTACCTCCAGCCATTCCGCATTGAATCTGGGCAACGCAGGCGGTGCTTTTATCGGAGGAGTCGTTATTAACCAAATGGGGCTACCCGCCATTCCATGGGTTGCATCACTCATTACTGTCGGCGGTCTGCTACTGATGCTGGTCAGCTACATGATGGATCGCAAGACCGCTCATACTGAAGCGATAGCAGAGATACAGTCATAAGAAAAAGGACTTTCGTTCATTAGAGCGAAAGTCCCTTTTTTATGGTCTACATCCACGCATCCTGCCTCGTCGTTCAGCTTAACCAATCATCAAAAAAGTCTCGGTATCCCTGCTTCATCACCTGACTCGAAAACTGTTCCATGGCGTATGTCTGATTCTCCGCAGAAACCCGGCGAGGTGAAGCCGCAGCCATATTGACCAGCTCGAACCAGTTTTTCTCATTTCCTGAAAAAGAATGCGTAGAGCTGATGTGCCCATAGCAAGGGTGCTCGGGTTTCACCACGATTTTCCCCATCGCGAGCGCTTCGGTCAGCGGCATTGCGAACGTATCGAATTTGGAGCAGCTCCAATACACCTTCGCTGTGTTCATCAGTGCAAACACCTCGTCTTGCGTCAATGCAAATTGAAGTTTTACATTGTCCGGGATGTCGTACTTCTTCATGCTCTCCTTGTAGCGTTCACCACCAAACACCATATAGACATCCTTGTCAGGATTATGCCGCGCATACTCCAGCACCAGATCCGGACGCCGATTTTCTTCATCTCTACCAATCCACATCACCCGGTTCTCCACCACTTGTGAGGGATCAAAATGCTTTTCCACCAGCCGCTCATTAAATCCGATCGGGATGACTGTCACATCGGTTACGCCAAACTTCGAGGCCATCTCCTGCTTGAGAAAGGCAGTCTGTACGATAGCCTTGTCCACAATCTGATAAAAAGGCTTCATCATCTCATAGCCTGTCAGTGCCGGATCTGGAAAACTATGTGGAAAGAGTACGCTGTTTTTAAAAAACATGTTCAAATAAGTAAAGCCAGATACCGTATAAATAACGTGCTCAATCTGCTGCTCATGCAGTTGATCCAGTACAATGTCATAATTGACCAGGTCACTCTTTTCATGCTCATAGCCTGGAAGCCAGTCATGGCTACTTACGTGGCGCTCCGGCGATACAAATACGATATCTACCCCCAGTTCCAATCCGATCTGCTTCAGACGTTCTGCAAAAATACGAGGCCCTTGTGCTTCAGCAAATTGTATTTTTCTCATGACCAAACCGACTTTTTTCATGGATTTATTTCCCTACCTTCTTTGGCTGACTATATAGAATCTGTGCCTTAAGCCACTACTTGCATGGTTGGACTTGTACCCCATCCATCATCGCTGTACATTGGTTTAAACAAGCTAACGTTGCATCCAATTGGGACTCTAATTGCTCTTTTGACCATTTGTCGCTATTTCTATGCAGTTCTGTACCCATCCTTTGCAAATCACTTGTGATTAGCAATAGCATCCAGAGCGAAAATACCACAGCAAACATACCATACTCCTGTATAAATGCCGTTCGATCACCCTTTATCCCCAACAGCTCCAGCTGTTCCAGATAGGTGTCCAGCATACGAATACGCAATTCAGACGTCATACGTCGAGGGAACAACGGATGCGACATGTCGATTAGGTGATATACATCCCACAGCGGTGTGTTTAGATGAGCATGCTCCCAATCCAGCACCCTTAGCCTCTCCCCACTCAACGCATAGTTCCCCGGATGAAGATCACCATGAGACAGTACAAGCTGGTGTGAAAAAGATAGATGCTCCAGCTGTGCATAAATACGCTGCATCTGCTGCTTCGAAAAACCGAGTGAGCTGCAAAGCTCTAACATATCTGGCTTGCGTGTGTGCAGCTCGGAAACCATCTCCTGGATGAGCGGCTTCGGTCCACGCAATGGCATCCCGGCAAAACGACCCGGCGGCAAAGCATGCCACCTTGCGACAAGTCCAACAGCTTGCAATAGGGTTTCGTCTGCATGTAGATGATGTAACGGACCAAGATCCTCAAACACCATCCATTCTCCTCCGCCATCTGCGTCTGTATCGGAACAAGCTAGCAATTGGGGATAGATGGGTGATAATGCTGGAAGCACATGCTCATACACCCATCTCTCCCGTCCCTTCTGATCATCATTGGTCAGGGGTTTAAATATATAACTTTCAGAGGAGGACACGTAAAAACGTTCCACATGTCGGCCATTCGTACCTGTATATAAAATTTCACGACTGTGCACCAGCGTATCATTTAAAGTACCGTCATGATTCACATATTGATGAAATAGATTCATAGCCACCCAACTTTTTTGTATAAAATGTAATAGCACGATCATAACATAGTCCTCGTTCTGAACGAAGCCCAGATCATCTTAGGGTTAACTTAACATACCAAAAAAGGGGCATGTCCTATCAGATCATCCGACCTGTTGGACAGCCCCTTTCCTATCCGTACTCCTATCCTACGCTAACGATTAGTATTTAGTATTGCCGGACTCGCTCGTATTGCCAGATTTAAAACCTTTGAACAATTGTTTTACATTATGATAACGAGTATTCGTAATTTTAGCTTTGCTGTTAGGACCGTCCGATCTCAGGATCGAATCCTTGACGTTGGAAATATCCGAGTTATCCAAAGTCATATTCACTCTAAACGTAGAGCCCCCAAGTTGGCGAACCAGCTTACCGATATCATCGGCTCTAAAGTTTTTAATGTTAATCGTGCCTTCGGCATTGATTTGGAATACTTTATCATATGCATGGAACGCTCCACCACCTGTAATGTTCACCGTGCCTGGTTCTTTAAGCGTCAATGCATCTTCACCGACATCCTCCCACGTTACGTTGGAAATGGTGCCATTGCCATATACATGCACACCATCCGCAGCAGGCGCAGCGATGATCACATTTTTCAGCGTTGCATTATTTTCTAGCTTAAAGATAGGCTTTTGAGCCTCTTTCTGGCTTCCATCTCCCAAGGTATCGGGGTCAGCCACTACGGTCTTGCCTTTACCATCGTATACTTCTCCAGCTTTAACAAGTATGGTCTTGTGAACGACCTCTGGAGCTGCATGGGCAGAGTAATTGCCGACAAATAACGCGATTAACATACCGGATAAAGCGATACTCATTCCCTTTTTCAATACTTTAGCTGTGTTTGTTTTCATTTCAATTCATCCCTCTCCTAGATCGTTTTTTATTCTTATCTCCAATTCTTCGTTGACTAGAGCGCAAGCGCGTAGACCGTATCACCACCTTCGTACAATGAACCCATTGACCGATACATGTCCGTAAAGTTATATTTAACTATTTGCATATGTATACTTGGTTTTTGGTTCAAAGTAGCTTCTTTTTTATAAATTAAATCAATCACAAATTGTAAATAGAGCGATTACATTTACAATTTGCATAACTCTATTATATTCCTACTTCCAATAATTTCAATACGTTTTTCGGCAAAATATGTCCTTTTTTTCAATTAAGTACACAATATTGCCTCTTTTATACTTGTACAAGTTTGTTTTTCTTCCATTTACGCATTACATAACACTTGAATACCTAGTTTTTTATCTGCTGTTCTATCACTCCATTGGTAATCAGAGTCTCTTTTATCGTATACCTCATTGCTGATGTGCTCTGTACTATTGAATGACACGGTTGATGAACGTATAATGTATTTAGTGCTTTGAAGCGTTACATCTCAACATTACTGGTGAGAAAAGAGTGGTTATGTGCAAAACAATAGTGAGATTCCATTAAAAGAACAAAATATTGTGCTCATCGGCTTTATGGGCGTGGGCAAAACAACGATCGGTTCCCATCTAGCGCGCAAGCTGTATCGCGATTTCGTGGATATTGATCAGGAGATTGAACAAGAGTACAACATGCCTACAACAGAAATTTTCAAAACTTACGGAGAGAAGCGTTTCCGTGAGATTGAAAAAGAGCATATTTTGAAGTTGTGCAGCAATACGCGTCTTAAAATCATTTCTGTTGGCGGTGGCGCGTTTCTACAGGAAGAGGTGAAGCAGGCTTGTTTGGCTTCCTCCATTGTGTTCTTCTTGGATTTAAATTGGGATTCCTGGAAAGATCGGCTCAAGATGCTGATTGACACCCGCCCTAATCTGCAAAACAAGACGTTAGAGGAAATTGAAGATCTTTTCCGTTCCAGACAGGACATTTACGCGGTGAATCACTCCAAGATCGATACCGATCAGTTGGATGCGGAAGAAGTCGCAGACTATATTATTCAAACACTGAATCTGGGTTGGGAATTGTATGAACCTACTCGGGGATTGAATTAAGCATTACAAAAAGGAGGACCCCAGCATGCTTATCGCATGGGGTCCTCCTTTTGTGTTCACTATGAATTCCTTGCTCGCTAATGGGTATTAATTGCATCTTTTAAGAGTGGCTATGCAGCACCTGCAATATTTCTCTCAGTTCAGTGACAGGAATCTGTCCCGGTGCAGAAGCCTTCTTGGCAGCACCAAAAGTCAACGCTGAACCAAATAGCTCTCCGGTCAGACGGCTCACGACACCTTTTCCCGCCATCGACATCGTGATAATCGGACGATCCGCATACTCTTCTGCCATGGTGCGTGTGGCGTCCAACAAGGTTAGGACATCGGCCGTATTGGTTGGCATCACCGCTATTTTAGGCAGATCGCCGCCCAATTCCTGTGCCTTACGCAACCGGGACACAATTTCCTCCTTCGGCGGTGTCTTTTGAAAATCGTGGTTAGAAATAATCACATACACGTTATGCTTATGTGCCGCTTCTATCAGCATCTTCACATCAGCTTCCTCATTAAAAAGCTCTACATCAATCATATCTACTTGTCCCGTTTCGGCTATTGTACGATTCAATTCTACATAGCTTGCCGCACTGATTTCCTTTTCTCCACCTTCTCGGGCGCTACGGAACGTAAATACGAGTGGAATATTGGCTAAAATAGACCGAATCTCATGTAAGGCAGCCTTTACCTTCTCCAGCTCCTCCACATGCTCGAAAAAATCGACTCTCCACTCTACGATATCCAGGTCGAGTGTACGTAAATGGGCAGCCTCTTCCTTCAACTCCTCCAACGTTTCTCCCACCATGGGGACACATATTTTAGGCGCTCCTTCACCGATCCGTACATCTTTTACCTTTACGATTTTTTCCATATCTATCTCACTCCCCAATTACAGTTTCAAGTCGAACATTCACAATAATTCATAGTATAACGCATTCTGAATAAGCATGCAGATGATTAGGTTCAGTCGCTAGTTATTTCGTATCCAGTACAATTTGAGGAGACAATTCTCGTTTTGCAGGAAAAACGGCACTGTAACGAAAGTTAACAAACACCGCCAGTACGATCCCGAGCACATTCACGATAATAGCCAGCATAAACACACTGGAAATCTGAGAATGCTTCAAAAGAAAGCCTGTAAACACGGGAATAAGCGTATAGGACAGCGAAGTTGCGGTATAAATAAACCCGGTAATCTGTCCTTTTCGTTGACTAAAAAATTCACTCATTACGGTTAACGTCAGCTGAAGTACACCCGATATGGAAAACCCGATGACACTCGCACAGATAATGGCGGCAGCCCCTGATTTGAAAAGAAGAAGCGTACCAAAAGCCAACAAGGAAATACAGGGATAAATAAGGATGATATGAACAGGTTTAACCCATTTTCCCAACACAATGACCAATACAAACACGGAAACCAGCGAACCCATATTGTAATAAACTAATAGTCTGAGAGACTCTGATTCCGTCATGCCGATAAACTGTTGTCCAAACGTAGGCAGCCATAACTGCACAATATACAGCAAAGTAGGTCCCGTAAATCCAAGCAGAATAAGACATACACCTTCCTGCCAAAACCGCGGTTTACTCGCATCATTAGCCTTTAATTTTCCTGTCTGCTCGGCACTAGATACAGTAGTACCGCTCCTTTGCTCCTTGGCGGGCTGTACGCGCATGTCTGGAAACTTCATTCTGAACAAGTAGATCGCATTCAATGCAAATATCAATGCTGGTATAAAGAAAGAGAACCCGTAAAAAATATCGTGATTCATAAAAAAGATAATCATTAGCGGTAAAAATGCCGCCCCAATGGATATAAAACCTCTCACCAACACTGTAGCCGAACCAGAGGATTGGGGGAAAGCCTCGATCAGAGCCGGATAAGTACCTGAATCAAGAAAAGAATTCGCTACACCTGCCAGCACAGCCAGTACCATCGCCATCTCAAAGGTGGGACTCAGCGGTATACCGACCAAAAATACGGCCATCAGCAGCCCTGCGGCCACAATGAACGGTTTGCGACCATAGCGGTCGGAGAGCACGCCGGATATGTACAGCGTAAATAGTCTGCCAAATCCCATCGCGGAAACCAAAAGGCTAATGCCCGCCTGATCTGTATGCAAATGCTCTGTTAAAAAGGACATGTGCGACGCCAGCATAATATTAAACATGCCGAACAAAAGATAGTTCACATACAAACCTGTCGCCACTGGAATAGAAGAACGTTTCATCATGAAATCACCTGCTTTTGTAAGTAAGTCTTGTAGTATCAAAACGTGAATCATTTCACATTGCTTGTGTCGATGATGAAGTATAGAACACAATTTAAAATTTATCAAGTTTAAATATTGCGAGACTCCAGCTTAGACACGCTGATGCGTTTTCAGATAAAACTCCTTGCCATAACTTAGGGCAAAGTTCCGAAACTCCACAACTGCCGGGGATAAATATCTATTTTTAATGCTGGCTAGGTAGATAAAACGCTCGTATGCTGGATTTATAATAGGCAATGTTTTGACGTTAAAATAATCTAACGATGAAATGCGGGGCATAACTCCGATCCCGTAATTAATAGACACCAGCC
This window of the Paenibacillus polymyxa genome carries:
- a CDS encoding MFS transporter yields the protein MSTQENMTANRFPPSLLWLTLGAFAIGMTEFVIMGLLPNVAHDLHVTIPQAGQLITSYALGVAIGAPVLTVLTHKVPQKKLLCLLMSIFILGNLFSVIAPNYELLIAARMATALSHGTFLGAGSLIAARLVRPDKRAGAISMVLTGLTVANIIGVPFGTFIGQQLGWRASFGAIVVIGLISLFGIIRYIPVIQQDKPSSLKQEVKSLFNPKVLLMLLTGAVGCGSLFTVFTYITPMLTDISGFAEHSITWILVLFGLGVTIGNIVGGKLADWKLLPSLVANYAVLAIILAILTFTLQNKVLAVITVFIWGIAAFGIMPGIQVRIMNLAYEAPLLASTSSHSALNLGNAGGAFIGGVVINQMGLPAIPWVASLITVGGLLLMLVSYMMDRKTAHTEAIAEIQS
- a CDS encoding glycosyltransferase; this translates as MKKVGLVMRKIQFAEAQGPRIFAERLKQIGLELGVDIVFVSPERHVSSHDWLPGYEHEKSDLVNYDIVLDQLHEQQIEHVIYTVSGFTYLNMFFKNSVLFPHSFPDPALTGYEMMKPFYQIVDKAIVQTAFLKQEMASKFGVTDVTVIPIGFNERLVEKHFDPSQVVENRVMWIGRDEENRRPDLVLEYARHNPDKDVYMVFGGERYKESMKKYDIPDNVKLQFALTQDEVFALMNTAKVYWSCSKFDTFAMPLTEALAMGKIVVKPEHPCYGHISSTHSFSGNEKNWFELVNMAAASPRRVSAENQTYAMEQFSSQVMKQGYRDFFDDWLS
- a CDS encoding MFS transporter, with amino-acid sequence MKRSSIPVATGLYVNYLLFGMFNIMLASHMSFLTEHLHTDQAGISLLVSAMGFGRLFTLYISGVLSDRYGRKPFIVAAGLLMAVFLVGIPLSPTFEMAMVLAVLAGVANSFLDSGTYPALIEAFPQSSGSATVLVRGFISIGAAFLPLMIIFFMNHDIFYGFSFFIPALIFALNAIYLFRMKFPDMRVQPAKEQRSGTTVSSAEQTGKLKANDASKPRFWQEGVCLILLGFTGPTLLYIVQLWLPTFGQQFIGMTESESLRLLVYYNMGSLVSVFVLVIVLGKWVKPVHIILIYPCISLLAFGTLLLFKSGAAAIICASVIGFSISGVLQLTLTVMSEFFSQRKGQITGFIYTATSLSYTLIPVFTGFLLKHSQISSVFMLAIIVNVLGIVLAVFVNFRYSAVFPAKRELSPQIVLDTK
- a CDS encoding phosphotransferase family protein; the encoded protein is MIVLLHFIQKSWVAMNLFHQYVNHDGTLNDTLVHSREILYTGTNGRHVERFYVSSSESYIFKPLTNDDQKGRERWVYEHVLPALSPIYPQLLACSDTDADGGGEWMVFEDLGPLHHLHADETLLQAVGLVARWHALPPGRFAGMPLRGPKPLIQEMVSELHTRKPDMLELCSSLGFSKQQMQRIYAQLEHLSFSHQLVLSHGDLHPGNYALSGERLRVLDWEHAHLNTPLWDVYHLIDMSHPLFPRRMTSELRIRMLDTYLEQLELLGIKGDRTAFIQEYGMFAVVFSLWMLLLITSDLQRMGTELHRNSDKWSKEQLESQLDATLACLNQCTAMMDGVQVQPCK
- a CDS encoding shikimate kinase, producing MQNNSEIPLKEQNIVLIGFMGVGKTTIGSHLARKLYRDFVDIDQEIEQEYNMPTTEIFKTYGEKRFREIEKEHILKLCSNTRLKIISVGGGAFLQEEVKQACLASSIVFFLDLNWDSWKDRLKMLIDTRPNLQNKTLEEIEDLFRSRQDIYAVNHSKIDTDQLDAEEVADYIIQTLNLGWELYEPTRGLN
- the aroD gene encoding type I 3-dehydroquinate dehydratase, yielding MEKIVKVKDVRIGEGAPKICVPMVGETLEELKEEAAHLRTLDLDIVEWRVDFFEHVEELEKVKAALHEIRSILANIPLVFTFRSAREGGEKEISAASYVELNRTIAETGQVDMIDVELFNEEADVKMLIEAAHKHNVYVIISNHDFQKTPPKEEIVSRLRKAQELGGDLPKIAVMPTNTADVLTLLDATRTMAEEYADRPIITMSMAGKGVVSRLTGELFGSALTFGAAKKASAPGQIPVTELREILQVLHSHS
- a CDS encoding pectate lyase, with translation MKTNTAKVLKKGMSIALSGMLIALFVGNYSAHAAPEVVHKTILVKAGEVYDGKGKTVVADPDTLGDGSQKEAQKPIFKLENNATLKNVIIAAPAADGVHVYGNGTISNVTWEDVGEDALTLKEPGTVNITGGGAFHAYDKVFQINAEGTINIKNFRADDIGKLVRQLGGSTFRVNMTLDNSDISNVKDSILRSDGPNSKAKITNTRYHNVKQLFKGFKSGNTSESGNTKY